taaaaatggtacttctcttttaatagagaagatataTGCATATTCTTAAGTGACCCTTttacacattttttttaatttattaacgtAATGAAGGCAGATGCATGATAAGAGTTTCAATTGTTGGATCATAGATATATGTAAGAAAACTATGGACTATCTTGcacatatgaaaatataaaatatactatgatTTCCTTCTATATAAATGTTTCAGATTATAAGGTactaataaatatacattttttcttatttaaatacATTGTACCACGCATAAATTTGTTATTTACGATCAGTGAAATTACagattaaatatattatgaaataaaccctaaatatcgATCTCTTTCAGTTGATCTTAAGAATTTTCTTTGACTAATCTATTCGATGGCtagtcaacaaaaaaaaattttacactGGAAAATATTAGTTGGATATGTATTTGTCAAATCAAGAGACCCTGttctataattaacaaaaagtacTGTTGTATAGAAAGGAACAGTTAACATACGTACTATCCAAAAATCTCTGTTGATTATTTCATGCAAGGTGTAATTAAGTTATACCCTATATATTACAGTGTAGGTTGTTCTAACCAACCACTCTAATTGTAGAATAGTGGTAAGCAAGACAATAACTTGTCCGTATAGGCAAATGATTAAAGAGATTTTGCAAATTGTTATGTGTGATCAGGTAAGTGTACCATACGCAAGCTTGTTCACACTTGTGACGGTGAGATGTGGCCATTGTACCAATTTGCTCTCTCTCAACATCGGAGTTTCACTTCATCAAAGCTCTCCTCCTCCCATTCATCAAGATCTTCAGGTACCATAATAATCATTATGACTTCAACATTTTGGTAGAATTATGAGTGATATAGTCTTTGCAATCATGAAGCAACATAAGCAACACATAACCTCTTCGGTAACAAGAAAAGAACACGGATCATCTTCTAGGAGCTTCAATCATTTCTCGACCACACTGTCAGAAAATGTAGAACGTGAGGTTCCTAGAATGCCTCCTATTCGCCGTAAGTCGCTCTTATACGTCTAACGTTTGATACGCAAGTATTTTGAAGTTTgcatacatatatatgaaatgagtccataatttttattttcatggcAGCGCCTGAGAAAAGACAACGCGTTCCTTCGGCCTACAACAGATTTATCAAGTAAgtgttttatgtaattttaagtttttctttaaatgatattttcccAACTCCTTCACAAGaagtttaaaaactatttattcCTAACTAGAGAGGAAATCCAAAGGATCAAGGCTGGTAATCCAGAGATTAGCCACCGCGAGGCGTTTAGCACAGCTGCGAAAAATGTAAGCTTCCGTCTTATATCATTCTTCCACGTATATATGAACTAATTACGAGAGGTAGCTAAAAACAAATTTCTTTATAATTTATGGCACCGACATCAGAATTAAAGAGAGTtatgaagaagatacaaataaaataacatttcgaagtaggaaaaaaaaaacgtaactagaaatatatatatttatatatatacttatattacacttctttactagatgttttctaataaaaaactTGGTAAATGTAATTCTTaactctatttttatatattttttgtttaatttagataaccaatttttgtaaaaaaaatactgaTATGCAAACACATGATTAGATAAAATCATCTATTTCTGACAAGTATTAGAGATGCCATAAACTAATTAGTGGTGAGAAAATTCTAGGGTTTGATCTTTTTCACTGTTGTGAGCTAGGTTGAACCTTTGAAATATTACTGTATATACCATAAGCTAGTGGATTCTACTATGCACGAGTGGTGGAATGTTTATTACAGTAtactcttaaaaatatttaaatttgtcaTTTTTGGTGTGTAGTGGGCACATTTTCCTCACATTCACTTTGGATTAAAGCTGGATGGCAACAAAAAAGGCAAGCAAATAGACCAGACAGTTGCAGGCCAAAAGTCTAATGGCTATTACTAAAGCCTTTacatatatattgataaatggctattatatatgtatgtatgtgtACGCTGGTGTAATGGAAGAGAAGGCAAGGAAGAGGAAGATCCATACATTACcttacttatatatatacatacatatacatgTATGTCCCTTTCTTTTTCATGTGTGGGTTCCATCTATAACTTCGTTTCTAGCTTATATTATCCTAATAAGTGAAACCCAtatatggttttcatatttgaaCCTAATTATTTAAGAAGAATCTCCTTTAAGAAGATTGTAATATCATTTCCTCTTTCCTCGTTCTGAAAAGGTGTAACTTTTTGTGTGGTCACGAACTTATATAATGCGAAGTTTATACTTTA
This region of Brassica napus cultivar Da-Ae chromosome C5, Da-Ae, whole genome shotgun sequence genomic DNA includes:
- the LOC106414914 gene encoding putative axial regulator YABBY 2, yielding MSIDTSSERVCYVHCNFCTTILAVSVPYASLFTLVTVRCGHCTNLLSLNIGVSLHQSSPPPIHQDLQQHKQHITSSVTRKEHGSSSRSFNHFSTTLSENVEREVPRMPPIRPPEKRQRVPSAYNRFIKEEIQRIKAGNPEISHREAFSTAAKNWAHFPHIHFGLKLDGNKKGKQIDQTVAGQKSNGYY